A genome region from Akkermansiaceae bacterium includes the following:
- a CDS encoding sulfatase has product MIARILASLALFSPAFAAKPNVLFICVDDLRPELKSLGADYIHSPAMDSLVESGRAFTRHYVQAPTCGASRYALLTGKYATNGAQRNNGALESTAKDADNRPFSMPRQFRENGYQTVSIGKVSHYPGGLGGKGWNDPAKVEMPGAWDLSMMPAGPWKTPEKAMHGYAGGVPRGAGTPVSEHKEGDDMTYTDGWITREALKQMDGLAKMDQPFFLAVGIMKPHLPFACPKSYLDLYKDVKLSPIPHPQKPEGLSTWHSSGEFRRYASGGRDAWKDAEFADELRLSYAACVSYADAQVAQLLANLDKLGIRENTIVVLWGDHGWHLGEHAVWGKHTLFEESLHAPLVIRVPGMKIPGKRCGAIVETVDIYPTLCELARVPVPEGLSGESLVGQLDDPSQIGGAAVSYWGNAETIRLERLRLIRHKGKNGAAEFELYEHGSENGETENIADKHPDLVAELSAEIDEKLK; this is encoded by the coding sequence ATGATCGCCAGAATCCTCGCATCCCTCGCCCTTTTTTCGCCCGCCTTCGCGGCAAAGCCAAATGTCCTTTTCATCTGCGTCGATGACCTCCGCCCGGAGCTGAAATCGCTCGGTGCGGATTACATTCATTCCCCGGCGATGGATTCCCTGGTGGAAAGCGGACGCGCCTTCACCCGCCACTATGTCCAGGCTCCCACCTGCGGGGCCTCCCGCTACGCCCTGCTCACCGGGAAATACGCAACCAACGGTGCGCAACGGAACAACGGTGCACTGGAAAGCACGGCCAAGGACGCAGACAACAGGCCGTTTTCCATGCCGAGGCAGTTCCGAGAAAACGGCTACCAAACCGTCTCCATCGGCAAGGTCTCGCACTATCCCGGAGGCCTCGGCGGAAAGGGTTGGAACGATCCCGCGAAGGTCGAAATGCCCGGCGCATGGGATCTCAGCATGATGCCCGCCGGGCCATGGAAGACCCCGGAGAAAGCCATGCACGGATATGCAGGCGGCGTGCCGCGCGGCGCCGGCACACCGGTCAGCGAGCACAAGGAGGGCGATGACATGACCTACACCGATGGCTGGATCACCCGCGAGGCTCTCAAGCAGATGGACGGGCTTGCCAAAATGGATCAGCCGTTTTTCCTCGCGGTCGGCATTATGAAGCCGCACCTGCCCTTCGCATGCCCCAAGTCCTACCTCGATCTCTACAAGGATGTGAAGCTCTCCCCCATCCCGCACCCGCAGAAACCCGAAGGCCTTTCCACCTGGCACTCCAGCGGAGAGTTCCGCCGCTATGCCAGCGGCGGGCGCGATGCATGGAAAGACGCCGAATTCGCAGATGAGCTCCGTCTCTCCTACGCCGCCTGTGTTTCCTATGCCGATGCCCAGGTCGCCCAGCTTCTCGCGAATCTCGACAAGCTCGGCATCCGCGAGAACACCATCGTCGTCCTCTGGGGCGACCACGGCTGGCATCTCGGCGAGCATGCGGTCTGGGGGAAACACACGCTTTTCGAGGAGTCGCTACATGCTCCGCTGGTGATCCGCGTGCCAGGTATGAAAATACCCGGCAAGCGCTGCGGGGCGATTGTGGAAACCGTCGATATCTATCCGACCCTCTGTGAGCTCGCGCGTGTGCCTGTTCCCGAAGGATTGTCAGGTGAATCTTTGGTCGGGCAGCTCGACGATCCTTCCCAGATAGGTGGGGCGGCTGTTTCCTACTGGGGAAACGCCGAAACGATTCGATTGGAACGTCTCCGTCTCATTCGGCACAAAGGCAAAAACGGTGCCGCCGAGTTCGAGCTCTACGAGCACGGCAGTGAAAATGGCGAAACTGAGAATATCGCAGACAAGCACCCCGATCTCGTCGCCGAGCTCAGCGCGGAGATCGACGAGAAGCTGAAGTAG
- the mutM gene encoding bifunctional DNA-formamidopyrimidine glycosylase/DNA-(apurinic or apyrimidinic site) lyase — protein MPELPEVETTRKGIEPHVVGAGIAEVIVRRWDLRWPVSPHLPGLEGALFISVGRRSKYLLLETDEGSTLLVHLGMSGSLRVIPPGEGWKKHDHIGITLSNGLQLRYHDPRRFGLVMRIPTAGIPTHPLLAGLGPEPLEEGFTGKHLHAALRRKTIPVKVAVMDAKTVVGVGNIYASESLFRAGIHPKLPADKLSKPKAEKLVAAIRKVLAESITQGGTTLRDFLNSDGEPGYFKQRLFVYDRKGEPCRICGTAISHCVLGQRATYWCPICQKR, from the coding sequence ATGCCGGAGTTGCCAGAGGTCGAGACGACGCGGAAGGGAATCGAGCCGCATGTGGTCGGGGCGGGGATTGCGGAGGTGATCGTGCGGCGGTGGGATCTGCGGTGGCCGGTTTCCCCGCATCTGCCGGGGCTTGAGGGGGCCTTGTTCATTTCCGTGGGGCGGAGATCGAAATACCTGCTCCTGGAAACCGACGAAGGCTCGACGCTGCTGGTGCACCTGGGCATGTCCGGCAGCCTGCGCGTGATCCCGCCGGGGGAGGGTTGGAAAAAGCACGACCACATCGGCATCACGCTATCGAATGGCTTGCAGCTCCGTTACCACGATCCGCGGAGGTTCGGTCTGGTGATGCGGATACCAACGGCTGGGATCCCGACACATCCCCTGCTCGCGGGACTGGGGCCGGAGCCCTTGGAGGAGGGGTTTACGGGGAAGCACCTGCACGCCGCGCTGCGGAGGAAGACCATCCCGGTGAAAGTGGCGGTGATGGACGCGAAGACCGTGGTGGGCGTGGGGAACATCTATGCCTCCGAGAGCCTTTTCCGGGCGGGCATCCACCCGAAGCTACCCGCTGACAAACTATCGAAACCGAAAGCAGAGAAGCTGGTGGCGGCGATCAGGAAAGTGCTTGCGGAATCCATCACCCAGGGCGGGACGACGCTTCGGGATTTCCTGAATTCCGATGGCGAGCCGGGATATTTCAAGCAGAGGCTGTTCGTCTACGACCGCAAAGGCGAGCCTTGCCGGATCTGCGGGACGGCGATCTCCCACTGCGTCCTCGGCCAACGCGCGACCTACTGGTGCCCGATCTGCCAGAAGCGGTAA
- a CDS encoding NDP-sugar synthase: MITQAFILGAGLGTRLRPLTDLLPKPMVPLFHKPLAMWAVEACEAVGCHRFAINTHHLPEKWEGFGEGRDMTFFHEPILLETGGGLRNIGPWVDEGSLLIHNGDIFSSMDLRKLVEAHEASGDEATLALRSCGGEKRISLGEGGRVVDVRSEVRGLPGTHVFTGVYCVTKDFLKRIPPGKIIAVIPAFQELVREGKIGAVVLDEGEWMDLGDVGSYLAAHRDLALEQPVHPEAIIGDGALLENSLIGKGAVIGKGARVTDSVVWPEAIVPDGVVVRGEVVLS; encoded by the coding sequence ATGATCACGCAGGCATTCATACTGGGCGCGGGGCTGGGCACGCGGCTTCGCCCGCTCACGGACCTGTTGCCCAAACCGATGGTTCCGCTTTTCCACAAGCCGCTGGCGATGTGGGCGGTGGAGGCTTGCGAGGCGGTGGGCTGCCATCGGTTTGCGATCAACACCCATCACCTGCCGGAAAAATGGGAAGGCTTCGGCGAAGGGCGCGACATGACCTTTTTCCACGAACCAATCCTGCTGGAGACCGGTGGCGGCCTGAGGAACATCGGGCCTTGGGTCGATGAGGGGAGCCTGCTGATCCACAACGGCGACATTTTCTCTTCCATGGATCTTCGCAAGCTGGTGGAAGCCCACGAGGCAAGCGGCGACGAGGCCACTCTGGCACTGCGTTCCTGCGGCGGGGAGAAACGGATCTCATTGGGGGAGGGCGGACGGGTGGTGGATGTTCGCAGCGAGGTGCGCGGCCTGCCCGGAACCCATGTGTTCACAGGGGTTTACTGCGTGACAAAGGATTTCCTGAAACGCATCCCTCCGGGCAAGATCATCGCGGTGATCCCGGCTTTCCAGGAGCTTGTTCGCGAAGGGAAAATCGGTGCCGTCGTGCTCGACGAAGGCGAATGGATGGATCTCGGCGATGTGGGAAGCTATCTCGCCGCGCACCGTGATCTGGCACTGGAGCAACCGGTGCATCCGGAGGCCATCATTGGTGACGGCGCCTTGCTCGAAAACAGCCTGATCGGCAAGGGCGCGGTCATCGGGAAGGGCGCGAGGGTGACGGATTCCGTCGTGTGGCCCGAGGCTATCGTTCCCGATGGAGTGGTGGTTCGGGGAGAGGTCGTTCTGAGCTAG
- a CDS encoding glucosidase: MEEEKNRLSEDHDRSKNWKRWGPYLSERQWGTVREDYSDHGNSWAAFPHDQARKRAYRWGEDGLQGWCDRGCRLCFAPALWNGKDSILKERLFGLGGNEGNHGEDVKECYFYLDSTPTHSYTKALYKYPQDKFPYTDIRLENERLGRLGPELELADMGMFDGNRYFDVLQETAKRSPQDILWRITVTNRGPLAAPLHVLPTVWLRNTWSWGTDIEAPLEKPNIRLDGKSLSIKHGTLGNFRFHIAPEVSGVKAKWLFTENETNHEALGDMKNASPHTKDAFHRHIIQKEKKAVSPKPAGTKAAAHFVFDIPAGETVTVCCRLHHVDEDNGLEGLWHLDETFAERIREADEFYEGVIPKGISDEERLICRQGYGSLLWTKQFFHYDVETWLKGDKEMPNPPAARLTGRNHDWQHFHAKNILSMPDKWEYPWFAAWDTAFHMLPFCAVDSAFSKHQLLLLLREWYMHPNGQLPAYEWNFSDVNPPVHAWAVWRVYKIADRKGERDLLFLEKAFQKLLLNFTWWVNRKDLDGRHVFGGGFLGLDNIGVFDRSHALPGGGYLQQADGTAWMGFYCLTMLAISLELALTKPAYEDIASKFFEHFVNICDAINSLGGNGLWDVQDNFYYDQLIIGDEPPIPLRIRSLVGLLPLSAVTVLKQKTIDALPGFRKRMDWFLVNKPELLKYVTANRVPGKKSSGRVLLAIPSEERLRQSLAYMLDPKEFLSDFGIRSLSKAHGDHPFVFQYAGSTHQVQYTPGEATTDMFGGNSNWRGPIWFPTNFILIEALERYHYFYGDSFTMEYPTGSGQQCTLREIAIDICDRLISLFTKNKDGYRPCYGDTEVSKRYSDDPHWKDLILFHEYFHGETGEGLGASHQTGWTALVVRLVRERREKLMDEEF; the protein is encoded by the coding sequence ATGGAAGAGGAGAAAAACAGGCTTTCCGAGGATCACGACCGCAGCAAGAACTGGAAACGCTGGGGGCCGTATCTGAGCGAGCGGCAATGGGGCACGGTGCGCGAGGATTACTCGGACCACGGCAACTCCTGGGCCGCCTTCCCGCATGACCAGGCACGCAAGCGCGCCTACCGCTGGGGCGAGGACGGCCTGCAGGGCTGGTGCGACCGCGGCTGCCGCCTCTGCTTCGCCCCCGCACTCTGGAACGGCAAGGACTCCATCCTCAAGGAGCGCCTCTTCGGCCTCGGCGGCAACGAAGGCAACCACGGCGAGGACGTGAAGGAATGCTACTTCTACCTCGATTCCACCCCCACCCACTCCTACACGAAAGCCCTCTACAAATACCCGCAGGACAAGTTCCCCTACACCGACATCCGGCTGGAGAACGAGCGCCTCGGCCGCCTCGGCCCGGAGCTGGAGCTGGCGGACATGGGGATGTTCGATGGCAACCGCTACTTCGATGTCTTGCAGGAAACGGCGAAGCGCAGCCCGCAGGACATCCTCTGGCGCATCACCGTGACCAACCGCGGCCCTCTCGCCGCACCCTTGCATGTGCTGCCCACCGTCTGGCTGCGCAACACATGGAGCTGGGGCACCGACATCGAGGCGCCCCTGGAAAAACCCAACATCCGCCTCGACGGGAAATCGCTCTCCATCAAGCACGGAACCCTGGGGAATTTCCGCTTCCACATCGCGCCCGAGGTATCCGGCGTGAAGGCGAAGTGGCTGTTCACGGAAAACGAAACCAACCACGAGGCGCTCGGCGACATGAAGAACGCCTCCCCCCACACCAAGGACGCCTTCCACCGCCACATCATCCAGAAAGAGAAAAAAGCGGTCTCGCCGAAGCCGGCCGGCACCAAGGCCGCCGCGCATTTCGTTTTCGACATCCCGGCAGGCGAGACCGTCACCGTCTGCTGCCGCCTGCACCACGTCGATGAGGACAACGGGCTCGAAGGCCTCTGGCACCTCGACGAGACCTTCGCGGAGCGGATCCGCGAGGCCGATGAATTCTACGAAGGCGTCATCCCGAAGGGTATTTCCGACGAGGAAAGGCTGATCTGCCGCCAAGGATATGGCAGCCTGCTGTGGACGAAACAGTTTTTCCACTACGATGTGGAAACATGGCTCAAGGGCGACAAGGAGATGCCCAACCCCCCCGCAGCCCGCCTCACCGGGCGCAACCACGATTGGCAGCATTTCCATGCCAAGAACATCCTCTCCATGCCGGACAAGTGGGAATACCCATGGTTCGCCGCATGGGACACCGCCTTCCACATGCTGCCCTTCTGCGCGGTCGATTCCGCCTTCTCCAAGCACCAGCTCCTGCTCCTGCTGCGCGAGTGGTACATGCACCCCAACGGACAACTGCCCGCCTACGAATGGAATTTCTCCGACGTCAACCCCCCCGTCCATGCCTGGGCCGTCTGGCGGGTCTATAAGATCGCGGACCGGAAGGGCGAGCGCGACCTCCTTTTCCTCGAGAAGGCCTTCCAGAAACTGCTGCTGAATTTCACCTGGTGGGTGAACCGGAAAGACCTCGACGGCCGCCATGTCTTCGGCGGCGGCTTCCTCGGGCTGGACAACATCGGGGTCTTCGACCGCTCCCACGCCCTCCCCGGCGGCGGCTACCTGCAACAGGCGGACGGCACCGCATGGATGGGTTTCTACTGCCTGACCATGCTCGCGATCTCGCTCGAACTGGCCCTCACCAAGCCCGCCTACGAGGACATCGCCTCCAAGTTTTTCGAGCACTTCGTCAACATCTGCGACGCGATCAATTCCCTCGGAGGAAACGGCCTCTGGGATGTGCAGGACAATTTCTACTACGACCAGCTCATCATCGGCGACGAGCCGCCCATCCCGCTGCGCATCCGCTCCCTCGTCGGGCTGCTGCCGCTTTCCGCCGTCACCGTGCTGAAGCAGAAAACCATCGACGCCCTCCCCGGCTTCCGGAAGCGCATGGACTGGTTCCTCGTCAACAAGCCGGAGCTGCTGAAGTATGTCACCGCCAACCGCGTGCCGGGCAAGAAATCCTCCGGCCGCGTTCTGCTCGCCATCCCCTCCGAGGAGCGCCTCCGCCAGAGCCTCGCCTATATGCTCGATCCCAAGGAATTCCTCTCCGATTTCGGCATCCGCTCGCTTTCCAAGGCGCACGGAGACCACCCCTTCGTGTTCCAATACGCCGGATCCACCCATCAGGTGCAATACACCCCGGGCGAGGCGACGACCGACATGTTCGGAGGGAACTCGAATTGGCGCGGCCCGATCTGGTTTCCGACGAATTTCATCCTCATCGAGGCGCTCGAGCGCTACCACTACTTCTACGGGGATTCATTCACTATGGAGTATCCGACAGGCTCCGGGCAGCAATGCACCCTGCGCGAGATCGCCATCGACATCTGCGACCGGCTGATCTCCCTCTTCACGAAAAACAAGGACGGCTACCGCCCTTGCTACGGCGACACGGAGGTCTCGAAACGCTATTCGGACGACCCCCATTGGAAGGATCTCATCCTTTTCCACGAATACTTCCACGGCGAGACCGGCGAAGGCCTCGGCGCATCCCACCAGACGGGCTGGACCGCGCTCGTCGTCCGCCTCGTCCGCGAACGCAGGGAGAAGCTGATGGACGAGGAATTCTGA
- a CDS encoding ThuA domain-containing protein → MKNILIPLALLCGFAQADTSIVFEGEAGPGLGKHIVFLASDHEYRAEETCPALARILAKRHGFKCTVVFGVDKDGFIEAGSSNVSGLAALKDADLFFIFARFLNPPEAEMAHIQAYLEKGGPVVGLRTSSHAFKIPGGSPYAKYDFRSKAEGYENGFGHQILGNTWVGHYGTNHKQGTRIQIVPQQKDHSILSGVGDNAFTHAGGYVGKPGPDFTVLTNSQPLVSMDPKAEADSKKPPMPSTWTRHYKSKDGKENRVFHSTQGASQDILDENYRRLILNGTLWALGMENAIKPDLDIAFVGPYLPNKFSFGGHAKGVKPSDLAGWDSPIMPSQGGE, encoded by the coding sequence ATGAAAAACATCCTAATCCCGCTCGCCCTCCTCTGCGGCTTCGCCCAGGCCGATACCTCCATCGTCTTCGAAGGCGAGGCCGGCCCCGGGCTCGGCAAACACATCGTCTTCCTCGCCAGCGACCACGAATACCGAGCAGAGGAAACCTGCCCGGCGCTCGCACGCATCCTCGCGAAGCGCCACGGCTTCAAATGCACGGTCGTTTTCGGCGTGGACAAGGACGGCTTCATCGAGGCCGGTTCATCGAATGTCTCCGGCCTCGCCGCACTCAAGGATGCCGACCTGTTCTTCATCTTCGCCCGCTTCCTCAACCCGCCGGAAGCCGAGATGGCGCACATCCAGGCCTACCTGGAAAAAGGCGGCCCCGTCGTCGGGCTGCGGACTTCCTCGCACGCCTTCAAGATCCCCGGCGGCTCGCCCTACGCGAAGTACGATTTCAGATCGAAGGCCGAAGGCTACGAGAACGGCTTCGGCCACCAGATCCTCGGCAACACCTGGGTCGGCCACTACGGCACGAACCACAAGCAGGGCACCCGCATCCAGATCGTCCCGCAGCAAAAGGATCACTCCATCCTCAGCGGAGTGGGCGACAACGCCTTCACCCACGCAGGCGGCTACGTCGGCAAGCCCGGCCCGGACTTCACCGTGCTGACCAACTCCCAGCCGCTCGTCTCGATGGATCCCAAGGCGGAAGCCGATTCCAAAAAGCCACCCATGCCCTCCACCTGGACGCGGCATTACAAAAGCAAGGACGGCAAGGAAAACCGTGTCTTCCACTCCACCCAGGGCGCCTCCCAGGACATCCTGGATGAGAACTACCGCCGCCTGATCCTCAACGGAACCCTCTGGGCGCTCGGTATGGAGAACGCCATCAAACCGGATCTCGACATTGCCTTCGTCGGCCCCTACCTGCCGAACAAATTCTCCTTCGGCGGCCACGCCAAGGGCGTGAAACCCTCCGATCTCGCGGGCTGGGATTCCCCCATCATGCCGAGTCAAGGCGGGGAGTGA
- a CDS encoding c-type cytochrome, translating into MRYQTRLAAISLALAILPASAQLPLQKGDTVCLIGNGLADRMQHDGWVETAIQAALPDQNLAFRNLAFTGDTVTSRPRNKGFASPEEYLTLCKADVVFVLFGYNESFAGEAGLSKFKADLGAMIDKYRGIKFNGESAPRFVLFSPIAHENLNTPILPDGRANNVNLALYTGAIHQVADEKKVAFVDLFSATLGIYEKTDAPLTLNGVHLLPEGNRRLGEVIASALSGKETKATPALEPLRQAVMDKDWHWHNRYRATDGNDIWGGRSGLKFVNGQSNAEVLQHELVMLDVMTANRDPKIWAVAQGKDFRVDDSNVPAPIEVISNVGGGSKSSSAQKEGSKEYMDGKEAISKMHMPEGFAVNLFADEKMFPGLANPVQMQVDSKGRLWAACWNTYPKWEPLKEMNDSLLILPDENRDGVADKAIEFAKVHNPLGFEFWNGGVIVASQPDILFLKDTDGDDKADIRIVLVQGIGSADTHHSANNFVIGPDGALYWQSGIFLQNNFEHPWGPSLSSTASGMYRFDPVQYTITFHAGNSPNPHGTSFDRWGYMFANDGTGGRSFQVRPDGNGFKMFPLVNKEVRPVPADEIVSSSNFPDELQQDFLVCNTIGYLGIKRYELHRDGFKDGKNEFKPGEIWGTPTDSFFYSDDKNFRPTDAIFGADGALYVADWQNIIIGHMQHNIRDPYRDKKHGRIYRMINKQRPLQDPVDIDAQPVAALLNNLAHPIDGVRHRTRIELGEHDSAEVIAALGEWVKQFDPEKAEDALPLLEALWLFQRSHVRNTDLLDALLESPEQHARIAAATVKHFWGRADPTKGKMQTQIDEVEETVRIEVPAHLAGTDAEAYKLGGEVFHRDAHCATCHQPNGMGMDPVYPPLVGTEWVTGDEERLAKIILHGLWGKIEVNGKAYDPTKGVPPMTAFGALLDDREAAAVLTYVRNSWGNKAAPVKPETVRKVRAATSERSIFWKPEELLKDHPMK; encoded by the coding sequence ATGAGATACCAGACCCGCCTCGCCGCCATTTCCCTGGCCCTCGCCATCCTCCCCGCCTCCGCCCAGCTTCCCCTGCAAAAGGGCGATACCGTCTGCCTGATCGGGAACGGCCTCGCCGACCGGATGCAGCACGACGGCTGGGTGGAAACCGCGATCCAGGCAGCCCTGCCCGACCAGAACCTCGCCTTCCGCAACCTGGCCTTCACCGGCGACACCGTGACCTCACGCCCCCGCAACAAGGGCTTCGCCTCCCCTGAGGAATACCTCACCCTCTGCAAGGCCGACGTGGTTTTCGTCCTCTTCGGTTACAACGAGTCGTTCGCGGGCGAGGCCGGCCTCTCCAAATTCAAGGCCGACCTCGGCGCGATGATCGACAAATACCGCGGGATCAAGTTCAACGGCGAATCCGCCCCGCGCTTCGTCCTGTTCTCCCCCATCGCCCACGAAAACCTCAACACTCCCATCCTTCCGGACGGCCGTGCCAACAACGTCAACCTCGCACTCTACACCGGCGCAATCCATCAGGTGGCCGATGAGAAAAAAGTCGCTTTCGTGGATCTCTTTTCCGCAACCCTGGGAATCTACGAAAAAACGGACGCACCCCTCACTCTCAACGGCGTCCACCTCCTGCCCGAGGGCAACCGCAGGCTCGGGGAGGTGATCGCCTCCGCCCTTTCCGGAAAGGAAACCAAGGCCACCCCTGCGCTGGAACCCCTCCGCCAGGCGGTCATGGACAAGGACTGGCACTGGCACAACCGCTACCGCGCCACTGACGGCAATGACATCTGGGGCGGGCGTTCCGGCCTGAAATTCGTCAACGGCCAGAGCAACGCCGAGGTGCTACAGCACGAGCTCGTGATGCTCGACGTAATGACCGCCAACCGCGACCCCAAGATCTGGGCCGTGGCGCAGGGCAAGGATTTCAGGGTGGATGACTCGAACGTGCCCGCCCCCATCGAGGTGATCTCCAACGTCGGCGGCGGCAGCAAAAGCTCCAGCGCCCAGAAGGAAGGCAGCAAGGAATACATGGACGGAAAGGAGGCGATCTCCAAAATGCACATGCCCGAGGGCTTCGCGGTAAACCTTTTCGCGGATGAGAAAATGTTCCCCGGCCTCGCAAACCCCGTTCAGATGCAGGTCGATTCGAAAGGCCGCCTCTGGGCTGCCTGCTGGAACACCTACCCGAAATGGGAGCCGCTCAAGGAAATGAACGACAGCCTCCTGATCCTGCCCGATGAAAACCGGGACGGCGTAGCGGACAAGGCCATCGAGTTCGCAAAGGTCCACAACCCCCTCGGCTTCGAGTTCTGGAACGGCGGGGTCATCGTCGCCTCCCAGCCGGACATCCTTTTCCTGAAGGACACGGATGGCGACGACAAGGCGGACATCCGCATCGTGCTGGTGCAGGGCATCGGCTCGGCGGACACCCACCACTCCGCAAACAACTTCGTCATCGGCCCGGACGGGGCGCTTTACTGGCAGAGCGGGATTTTCCTCCAGAACAACTTTGAGCACCCGTGGGGGCCATCCCTTTCCTCCACCGCTTCCGGGATGTACCGCTTTGACCCCGTCCAATACACGATCACCTTCCACGCCGGCAACAGCCCCAACCCCCACGGCACCAGCTTCGACCGCTGGGGCTACATGTTCGCAAACGACGGCACCGGCGGCCGCTCCTTCCAGGTGCGCCCTGACGGGAACGGCTTCAAGATGTTCCCGCTCGTCAACAAGGAGGTTCGTCCCGTCCCGGCCGACGAGATCGTCTCCAGCTCAAATTTCCCCGATGAGCTGCAACAGGACTTCCTCGTCTGCAACACCATCGGTTACCTCGGCATCAAGCGCTACGAACTCCACCGCGACGGGTTCAAGGACGGGAAAAACGAATTCAAGCCCGGCGAGATCTGGGGCACCCCGACCGACAGCTTCTTTTACAGCGATGACAAGAACTTCCGCCCCACCGATGCCATCTTCGGAGCCGACGGCGCACTCTACGTTGCCGACTGGCAGAACATCATCATCGGCCACATGCAGCACAACATCCGCGATCCCTACCGCGACAAGAAGCACGGCCGCATCTACCGCATGATCAACAAGCAAAGGCCGCTGCAGGATCCCGTGGACATCGACGCACAGCCCGTCGCCGCGCTGCTCAACAACCTCGCCCACCCCATCGATGGCGTCCGCCACCGCACCCGCATCGAGCTGGGTGAACACGACTCCGCAGAGGTCATCGCCGCCCTGGGGGAATGGGTGAAACAGTTCGACCCGGAGAAAGCCGAGGACGCGCTGCCGCTCCTCGAAGCCCTATGGCTTTTCCAGCGCAGCCATGTGCGGAACACCGATCTGCTCGATGCACTGCTCGAATCCCCCGAACAGCACGCCCGCATCGCTGCGGCAACCGTGAAACATTTCTGGGGCCGTGCGGATCCCACCAAAGGCAAGATGCAAACCCAGATCGACGAGGTGGAGGAAACGGTGAGAATCGAAGTCCCAGCCCACCTGGCCGGAACAGATGCCGAAGCCTACAAGCTCGGCGGCGAGGTCTTCCACCGGGACGCCCATTGCGCCACCTGCCACCAGCCGAACGGGATGGGAATGGATCCCGTCTATCCCCCGCTCGTCGGCACAGAGTGGGTCACAGGTGATGAGGAAAGGCTTGCCAAGATCATACTCCACGGCCTGTGGGGCAAAATCGAGGTGAACGGGAAAGCCTATGATCCGACCAAAGGAGTCCCGCCGATGACCGCCTTCGGCGCATTGCTCGACGACAGGGAAGCCGCCGCAGTCCTAACCTACGTCCGTAACTCATGGGGCAACAAGGCAGCCCCCGTGAAACCGGAGACCGTGAGGAAAGTCCGCGCCGCCACCAGCGAGCGCAGCATATTCTGGAAACCCGAGGAACTCCTCAAAGATCACCCGATGAAATGA
- a CDS encoding Gfo/Idh/MocA family oxidoreductase gives MSKSLSFAVIGCGSRGRTYMRIARQLGHRIVAISDTSESALAVMKEIAGENDPQEFASGEELLATGKRLADVALVSTQDAQHFGHASAALRLGYDVLLEKPAAQSSEECEELARIAKENNCKLILCFVLRYTPFYRTIKGVIDAGKIGDIVTIQASEGVGPFHNVHSYVRGKWSVTAESTPMIIAKCSHDTDLLAWFAGSRAVSVTSHEDTSHFRPDKAPEGATDRCTDGCPHVGICSWDAHRYLTDQRNWVRHVRPDAATMDDAAVLDWIKTSKWGRCAYRCDHDTPDHQVVGVHFENGITADLTMTAFDTGRWIRIYGTAGVLEAWSEGMGGDGEPSIQLRPHGGQPQCIAVQSQDSGDYHGHGGGDFGLIHSLPELLADGSQDFIEGHRIGFAADLAAKENRVVSP, from the coding sequence ATGAGCAAATCCCTTTCCTTCGCCGTCATAGGCTGCGGTTCGCGCGGCCGCACCTACATGCGGATCGCCCGCCAGCTCGGGCACCGCATCGTCGCCATCTCTGACACCTCCGAATCCGCGCTGGCCGTGATGAAAGAGATTGCCGGGGAGAACGACCCGCAGGAATTCGCGAGCGGCGAGGAGCTGCTGGCCACCGGGAAACGTCTCGCGGATGTCGCGCTGGTCAGCACGCAGGACGCGCAGCATTTCGGCCACGCCTCCGCCGCCTTGCGGCTCGGCTACGATGTCCTCCTCGAAAAGCCTGCCGCGCAGAGTTCCGAGGAGTGCGAGGAACTGGCGCGCATAGCCAAGGAAAACAACTGCAAGCTCATCCTCTGCTTCGTGCTGCGATACACCCCTTTCTACCGCACGATCAAGGGCGTCATCGACGCAGGGAAGATCGGCGACATCGTCACGATCCAGGCCTCTGAGGGAGTCGGACCGTTCCATAACGTGCATTCGTACGTTCGGGGGAAATGGTCGGTGACAGCCGAGTCCACGCCGATGATCATAGCGAAATGCTCGCACGACACGGATCTTCTGGCATGGTTCGCAGGCTCGCGCGCCGTTTCGGTGACTAGCCACGAGGACACCTCCCATTTCCGCCCGGACAAGGCACCCGAGGGAGCGACCGACCGCTGCACTGACGGTTGCCCGCATGTCGGGATATGCAGTTGGGATGCCCACCGCTACCTGACAGACCAGCGCAACTGGGTGCGGCATGTCCGCCCGGACGCCGCCACAATGGACGATGCGGCGGTGCTCGATTGGATCAAGACCAGCAAATGGGGCCGCTGCGCCTACCGCTGCGATCACGACACGCCGGATCATCAGGTGGTCGGGGTGCATTTCGAGAACGGCATCACCGCCGACCTCACCATGACCGCGTTCGACACCGGGCGCTGGATCCGCATCTATGGGACGGCAGGGGTTCTCGAAGCCTGGTCGGAAGGCATGGGCGGCGATGGGGAGCCATCGATCCAGCTCCGGCCGCACGGTGGCCAACCGCAATGCATCGCTGTGCAGAGCCAGGATTCCGGGGATTACCATGGCCACGGCGGTGGGGATTTCGGGCTGATCCACTCGCTCCCCGAGCTGCTTGCGGACGGCTCGCAGGATTTCATCGAAGGCCACCGCATCGGTTTCGCTGCGGATCTCGCCGCAAAGGAAAACCGGGTGGTGTCGCCCTGA